Genomic window (Gloeothece verrucosa PCC 7822):
CTACGTAAAATCATTAGCCTGGGCTTTGGCAGAATTTTATTTGAAGCAAAAAGGAATACTAATAAAATTAGATGAGCAAGGAGAAAATTTAAGAATTCAGGATAAAACTTTTTATGTTTTTAATAATTATTCAGGTCCTTATACTAAAGCTGACGATGCTGGCTACCAAATTTTAGTCAACTGGCGTAAAGCCAAGTTTAAAGTCGTTTCTATAACTGATGTGATAGAGGGAAAAGTTGCAGAACAAAATTTCCGTGATCGCCTTGTTTTCGTGGGTGCTTACGCTCCTAGTTTGAAAGATCAGTTTTTAACACCTCTAAGTCGAACAAGCGAAAGCGGTTCCCCTCGACGACTGCATGGTATTGAGATCCAGGCACAGGTATCCAGCCAAATTCTCAGTACCGTTTTTGATAATAATCCTTCAATAACAGTATGGACAGAACCTTGGATTTCAGCTTGGATTTGTCTATGGGGATTGGCAGGAGTAATTTGTGTTCTTCGCTTTGGTGCAGAGAAATTAATTCAAATATCAAGTTATCTTTTAGGAGCTACTATTTTGCTGTTTATAGTTGGTTTTGCCACCTTTTTACAAGGTCATTGGATTTCAGTAGTTCCTGCGGTCTTGGCAATTCTTTTAAGCGGAGCAAGTACCTTGGCGCTAGACAGTTACTGGCAAATTATCGCGTTGAATCAAAGATTGGAAAACCAATTAGATAAACAGAGAGCTTACCGAATATTGGCTATATTGGGAAATGATTTAGCTCAAAATTTAGTTACTCCTTTTTGTTATTTGCAAAATTCCTTTAGTAGCCTCAAAAATCTTGAAGAAAATATAAGCAAAATCTTTTTTAGGCTACCTGATCCAGAATTAAAACAAAAAGCCATTAGCCAGTCAGCTAAGTTATTGTTCATAACTCAACAACAAAAAGAACAATTAGATAAAATTAGATTTAATTTAGGAATGTCGATTCCCCATTTGGAAGGGTTACTTCAAAATGATTTTTTAGAGCTAGGGCAGTATTCTCTTTCTATCGCTGAATTATTAGAACGATTGATTAATAATTCAGCTTCAGTTTTTTATGAGTGTTATCAGCTAGATTTAAAATCAATACTGAAAATCCAAGTTTCTTTAACTGGGTTTAAAATTTATGATCCGATGAATTTTTTAGTCAGTATTTATGTAATTCTAGACGAAATTTTTAAAGCCGGGCGAGTTATTCAAAACCGAAAAAATTTTTCAATAACAATTCTTGATAAAGCGGAAAAGGAGAATTACATAATTTTTATTATCACTGACTGTATTTATGATTACAAAAGCCTCGCTTTATTGTTGGCTGTAGAAGACAGATTAAATCAATATCAGGGATTAATCAGCCAAATGTTGTCTCAAAATGTATATTGCTGGAAAATACAATTACCCCTTTCAGACGGGCTAATGTTTTAGCTAATTGAATTAATTCTGCTTCATCTTTTTTTCCTTTACTGGCACGATAAAACCATGATAGCGTAAGGACAAAAGAGCCAAACTGAATTAAGAGTTCCTTTTTTCGATACCTTAACCTAAAAAAATCTAGACAGGAAACCGCTCACTATTAAAAATTCACTGGCCGCGATGCTAGATAAAGCCACAACCGTTGAGAATGAGAAATTTTTTGTCTTGCTGTATTTTAAACGGTTTATATTTAGGGTTGGGTTAAGGAAACTTTCTCAGAACATTGTATTTTAGCGTCAATCCCTCTATTTTCTAAAAAAGTTTGGGTTTTGTGATTTCATTCTCCTAAAAGCGTTTGTCTCGTTCCTTTCTTATTGGCATACTGCTTATCGAGCCAAGGAAGAAGATCTCGCGGTAGTTTCTTGGCTTTAACTAAAGCTGGCTCGGTCAACCATTGCTCCTCGCTAACGCCAATGGTTGAAAGCCAGTGATGACAAGCTTTTGTGTTCTTACCAAAGCCGTATCGACGGGCTAAGTAGCTGATGCCGATGCCATCGTACTTCTCAATTGCCCGGCCAAACTGATCTACAGTAACTAACGTTTCGGCCTTCTCTGTCTTAGTAACGATCGCTTCGGGTTTGCCCAGGATTAAAGCGACCATTTCAGTTCCGTGTAAAGTAGCAATAGCCTGAGTGGTTATGAGTAGTCGCTCTTGTGTTTTAGCCAGTTCGACCTCTAGTTTAAGCTTTTCTATTTCTTGCGCTTGGGCGGGAATAATTTCGATGGCCTGTTTGGCAATCCGTTCACACTCAAGGAAATAACGACGGATTTCTTTACCTTTTTGGGTTCCTGCCATCATCCCCAAGGATTTTAAGCAATCGACTGTAAGTCTTATCTGTTCTCGGTTATAGCCACCTCGCCCTGATTGCTTAACCGTTTGGTTAAGCAAAACTTGGTAGTCAATTTCTGGTTCAAAATTATTGAGTAACTTGTTTTTTGCTTTTTGCTTAGTGCTGTAACCGATCCAGTTCCAAGCTTCCTCAAAATCAACGGGAAATTCGTCCTTTGATTCGATTAAAGTTATAGCTAACTGTTGAGAAAATTCCATAGTAAGTGTTATGCTCCTATCTTATTAAAGGTGAAGGTACTCACGTTACACTTTGGTGACAACCTCAATTTGCGCGTAAACTAGCCTCATATTTTTTTAGGTGCAAAACTTAAGATTCCCCCTATAGATAAAATCTTGAGCGAAAATGAAGAGCAGGGTATATATGTAGCTCGGGTTGTATCTCAAGGATGATGCTTAAAATTTCTTAGCCCTGGGGTACCAGCCATTTTTTGTTAGTTGGCTAAGAAGTCATTTTTGGGGCAGAAACTGCGAGATATAAAGTAATTAAAGTTCGGTTATTTAATCACTATTTTGTACAGTCTCGCAGAACAAGTAAATTATTTATATCGCAACTGAAATAGTTCGATTTTTTGAAAAAGCTTAACAAATGCTTAAATCTAGTCACCAAAATTGATAGAGATTAATTAATTAAAAATTAATCTTCAATTTCAAGCCATTCAATTTTATACAATTGGTCAAAGCTACAATCTAAAGCTTCAAGCAATTTGGCGGTACTTCCCCTATCAATTCGCTCTAAAATAGCACCACTTGTTAAATTACGGATTGTAGTCATGGAAACACCACTTTTTCTATGTAACTCGGATTGATTTAAGTTTTTTTCCTCCAATATTTGTTTTAAATTACAGATAAAACGTAAATCTTTTGTCATTATTGGCAGTAGCACTCTACAACACTCCTTATTTAACTACTTGCCTAGAACAATATCAATATAGCACTATTCACAGGTATTTGTCTATACATATTGACAGCTACCTGTAAAGGTGTTAAATTAAGGGACAAGGAAAGACGATTGCTTATTAAAGCTAACCGCCTTTCCAACTACAAATATCTAATTAATTACCATAATGACACAAAATACCGAGGCTGTCACTACTCTTCATGCTGACGAGTTAACCGTTGGCGACGTAATACGTCATTTTACAGGCGATTTATGGCAAGTTGCCACCGAGCCTATATATACTCGTGCTGGTATGACGTTCAAAGTTTATGACCTATCGGTCAACACCATTGAAACTCAAACCGTTAGTTTTCATCCTCAGTGGCGTTTTGAGTTAGTTAAGTACGTTTCTGTGGAGGTAGCGGCATGACTAGACTAACCCAATACGAAGACTTTGATATTCTTGAACTGGAAAACTCGATTGAAAAAGCTTACAACGCCCAAAACACGGCTTACTGCGACAGAGAGATTCAACTCGACAAGTCCGAAAATGACTACGGACTCTATCACGTCTGGTATGGTCGCCAGTGTTTGGGGGCATTCTGCCGTTCCTTTGATGATGACTGCTGGTTGGCAACGCCATTTTATCGCAATGGGTGCTTTGGCGATTCCAGTAGCCCGTCTGCTTTTGAGACTCATGAACAAGCGCAAGAGTATATAGTGCAAGCTTACTTGGGTTGGGACAACTAGCAGGCAGAGCAACTTCCTGCTTAATTCTCGGTGCGGAGATCTCTTTTAGCACCCCAAGCCGTTGTAGAAATATGAGTTCGATTAATTTACTTTAGAGTAGAATAAAATTATTATCGAAAAAGTGTATGATGAATGGTTGGGAAAATATAAGGCAAAAATTCGGAGCAAAATCTTGATTAGGTATAATTATTAATGGCTTTTAATTGGGAAGATTATTTAACTCTGGCTAATAAAATATCTGAAGAAACTTTAACGTCACCGTGTGTTGATTTTCGCTCAGACTCTAACAAAGAGAGCGCAAAATCATTTATATTTTTTGCATTCCTTTTCAGAAGCTTCTCTTACAATCTTGGCATTTTCCACTAATTCATCAGTGTTTAAATTTCTAAATTAAACCTTACGATTATATTTTTTGCTCATTTTTTTGAGAAATTTATTATCTTCTCGTAATAAAATTTTTTGATAACATTGTTCATATTTCAGTTATAGTATTTAACTATCTTTTCTAAAGTTTACTTTTCTAAGACTGAGTATTCCTGAAATATAAATCCTAAAAGCTTATCGCTGCTCGATTTTCGCTCTCAAAGACTAAAGACGGGCTGAATTTTCCAAAATATTAACGAAAGAAAAATACGTTTTTTTCCCTTAAGTAGTATTAAATTTTTTTTAATCTTAACTTTCTTGAAATTAATATTGTTGAGCAAAAGGGCAAACCAATTTTGTAAAGATTATTCAACAGTTGCCAAGCAGAAACGGGATTGCTAACATTGGATAATCTCCACAAACTAACTAACCTCTAGCAGAAGGCTGTTTATTTCTTAGCCTTCTTGGCCTGCTCTGCTTGATATAACTCTATTACTTCATCCAAATCAATATAAACAATTTGATCCTCTGTGGCCATGTTAGCTTCCCACTCATCTTGATCAAGCCCACCCCATTCGGGTCTGGTAATCACTGGGTCGGGTTCACGCTCAAGCTTAGGTTGATAGAGGTCGATCGGATCAACTAACCCTTCTGAAATCGCTTCCTCGTCGGAGAGTCCGTAGCGCATAGATTCTAATACATCTTCTGGCAAATTTTGCTTCATCTTTTTTACCTTATCCGCACGATAAAACCATGATAGCGCAAGTACAAAAGTTCCAATCAGAATTAGAAGTTCCTTTTTTCGACACTTTAACCCAACAAGATTTAGACACGAAGCCCATCACCATTAAAAATTCAGTAGCCGGCTATTTATTTGAGGGGGTCAACTTTAGCCTCGGTAGGATTTATAATAAAACGAAACCAGAGCAATTGCGTTCTTTTGAGGGTAAAACCCTCGAATTCGCCAATGGAGATAAATTTTACTTTGCTGATAGGCAGGTGAGAAACGAAATTTACCCCGTTGACTCCGATGGGGCAGCCTATGGCTCAATTCCCTTCACAGGTTGTCAGAATTTTCATGAAGTTAAAGGGGCAAAAATTTTAATCATCGACGATCAAACCGGAGACAACACTATCGGACTCGGTAAAGAAGCGGCTAAAAAGTTAGTAGGGGACTGCTTTGGAAAAATCGATTACAAGCTTCACGCCCTTATAGACGGAAAATCCTACACACCATTTCAATTTAGGCTAGGTTCACGCGCCCAAGACAACAATCCCGCCGCCCGTATTGCCAAGGGAACGCTTGCGCCAGCTAATTTAAAGAAAATCGGCAATGGCTATGATCTAATTATACCGACGAGCGCATTTAAGGGGCGAAAGGGAGATGATAACCAAGCCATCAAACCGGGGGAGTATGAAATTACTTTAGGACTGGGACTGAAAACACACGCCTATTACGGCGAACACAGTCTGGGTCCGCAGGTTTTGGTCAATTATCCTTTGGCTTGTGCTGCCTTTGTCGAACAAGCCGAACAAAGACTCAAAGAATTAACTCAAATCGTCTCAGATCCCATAAAACTAGCCCACGATTATTTAGAGGTAACTGAGCGCAGATATCGCTATCAAATCGAAAATCAGACGAATTTTACTGAAGAATTCGACGGCGAGGAATTATCAAGTGATGAAATCGATACGATGTTAGATAAAGCCGCAGCCGAAGAAAATGACGAGATTGTTTATAACCTGCTCAAAGCCGATGTTGAGGGACACTATCAACTACTCGACCATCCTAAAATAGTGGATGCGCTCAATAAACATCTTCAAAATCAATATAAAGAAATTGCAACCGGTAGGTTTATTAAATTCAAGGGCGCACTTCTACAACCGAGCCTGGAACTTAAGGACAATGAGTTCTGTGACCCCAATTTACCAAATGGGGCAGAGGTTATTGTCACTCGTTCCCCATTTCTTAACTCCAATAATTTTATAGCACTCACCAATCGCTATATCCCCGAATTGATGCCCTACAAGGGCGTTGCTTGGATGAATCCGGTGGCGGCGGCTAATTATCTCCAGGGGGACTTTGATGGTGATCGCATAGCTTATGCCCTCAGTAATCAAGATCCGCAGATAGCTATCTTAGCAGAAGAAGTAAAAGAAAAACAGCTTCCTTCCAACCGTTATGCGGATGTTATAAAAAAAGCTAAAGTTCCCTATCAAGGCAGCTTTGAGGAGATCGCTCTATCCGCTAAAGATAACCAGATAGGACTAATTGCCAATCAAGTGATGAAGGTTATAGCTTTAGAAATAGAGACAACGATGCTCCCCCTAAACGACCAAGAAAAATACCTAAAAACCGTTAACTCCCATTTTAACGAATTGATCGCAACGGATTACTCTCTACCTTCAGAGTTAGAAACATTAAAGCCGCAAATAGAAGCGAACACGAAGTGGCGCTCCGCGCTCGCCTCCTTTAACTCAAATTCCGACTTAAGTGAAGCAAAGCTAACAACGCTGAGGAAATTTCTTCATGAAATAGTTGGGCTTTTAGGTAATGAGTTACAAGTGGCTGTCGACGGCCCCAAATCAGCCCTACGACCAGACCAAGGAATTTTAAAAGCCATTAAAGAATTAACGGATTATCGCACTGTCGGTTGGTTGGAAGACCGCAAATCGGAAGAGGTGTATCGTGAGCGTCCCATGAATAGCAACACCTATTCTCCAATAGACCTATTGGTCGGCCCGGTTAACGAACAATTCTGTAAAAATAGCTTAGAAGCTCGGCCAGCCCATCAGTTCCGTAATCTATTTGAAGATATATCTTACAGCGAAGCGCAAAAAAAATTTATTGATCGGGTTCGAGTCGAATATAATAAACGCCAAAGCCAAGCCCATCAATTGAAAGCCGAGCTATCCAAATCACTCGGTCCAAAAATTAATCTTCATACACGCAAAGGTAATATTCTCGAAGTTATCGATCTGCTCAACGGCTCCAACCATCCCCAAACATACAGTTTGGATAAAATGACCATTTGGGTTCGGGAAAATAATAATAAAAAACATCCCGAAAAATATATGGTATTAGCTCAAGTTCCCGGTCAATTAAATAATTACGGTAAGCCCTTGTATAAACGAATTGGGTATTTATCGATCGACTCAGAACGACAATATGGTCACTTTATCGAAGATTTAATCAAAAAAAACAAAGGCTCTCATGCAGACTTGGGCACTTTGCCGGTAGAGATCTTACACAGTATAACCCCTGAGCAAGTCAGCGCCGCTTTTAAGGAACTAAAGCAGTACGCAGAGCAAATTCGTTTCTCAATTCCCGACTCCGAAAAGGTGTCTTACGCGGCGGCGATGTGGGATTTGTGTAATGCACGAACTAATAAAGAAAATTCATTTAAAAAGGCGAGTGCCGCGTTTGCTATATTTGCCCCCGAAATCCAATCGAGACTAAGCAGCCTTCAATTTAAGTCTTTAGAAGTTTCGGGTATAAAATCGCCATCAAACCAGCATCAAGGACGCATTTTTAATCAAGAAAAACTACCTATAGAAATTGGGTTTGAAGCTAATCCAGATGACCCCAATCATAACCAGCGAATAATCCTAGTGGATGGGAAAAGATTGGGGCGTTTCGCCGGGGAATCCCCCCAATTGCCCGTAGGCACGAAAGCGCAGGGATGGGTAAGCACTCCTCCAGGGGCGGGAGTTAGCGCCACGTTAGCGGATGGGGCAACAATTCGGATAGGAGTTTTAAAAAATTATAACCATGCCATGACCAGCTTCGGGCACGACTCAAGAACATTAGAAATTGACTTTGTGAAAAATCCTAGAGGAGAAGTTGAGCCGGCAGTTAAATTAGACGGAGAAATTTTAGGACGTATTACAGACAAACAGTCACAGCAAATTTTAAGGCGTAAAGGATTGCTACAAAAGGGAACTCAACTAACAGCGACATTAGACCGAGATCCCCCATCAATAGCCAAAATTGAAATCGATGCAAGTACAGTTGAGTATCCGCAGGTAATTACGCCCAATAAGGCACTTGTTACGCCGCCTAAATCTTTGCCTACCCTCCTCTCAAGAGGGATTTATCAATGGGAGGACATTGACGGGAAGGTGCTTGATAAAGATACATTATTGTTAGCGGTGGATAGCCGCAAAACCGAGCCAACTGAGGGATGGTTTTTAAAACAGGGGGTTCCCTTAACCCTTGATGTCTCAGAAAGCGAAAAATCGAGGATTAGTAACTATGCCATCTATAAAGCCCAGATTGAGCTTATTCCAGAAAGAACCCTTTCCAAGTTAGTAAGTAAATTCGGGCAGCCAAGGGATGCGGAAAGATTTTTTGAAGCACTTCTTGGCAAGGATATTGACAACAATAATACTAAATATAGCTGGTCACGCTACCCACAAGCCGGACAAGCCACCTATGAAGTTTCAACCCAAGGGGATAAACGATTGAGCGCCCTGGTTGCGCGGCTTGATGACGGGCGAACCATTGAAGAGGCATACCAGTTAGATGTTAAAGGCTACCGTTCTTCCCCAACTGATAAAGACTGGCAAAAGGGCAAAGGTAAGCCGCCACTCCTCGAAAAATCAACAGACCAACTCTGGAGTGAATATAAAGCGTTGTGGCAGCAGTGGGTTTATGAAAATCCCCATTTGATGATTGAACTGGCTAATACAGCCAAAGGAAAGACCCTTACCGATAAATTTGCTACGAGCGATATTTCCCAAGCCCGTGCCTTAGCCGAAATTCTCAATGAAAATCCGCAATATACTAATACTTGCCCTGGCATTAAACCCAATGATGTTAATTTGCTAATTCCCCCTTCTTCAAAAGCATCTGTTGAACAAAATCGAGTAAAAGATCGGGCAATGGCGGCGAGTGCCACTCAATTTATTGGCCATAGTGCCCAGTCCGACAAAGATGTTCTCTCTTCTACGGCTAAATATCAACAGTGTTGGGAAGCGTTTGGATTAGCTAATACGGGAGAGTACACCAAGGATGATGTAATCATGATCAGTGGTTCTGGCCAAGAGCGCGGCGTGACTGATGAACAAATTAAAACGACATTTGAGCAGCATTATAAGCCGCTACTTGAAAAAGCGATCGCAGCCGAGGCAAGCTTTGTGGTTGGAAATGCGGCGGGAACTGACAAATTGGTTCAAGGTTATTTAAGCGAAAAAGGGTATAAGTTTGAGCAGACAGCGCAGGGATATTTAAAAGCTAACTCACAACAGTTAAACCCGCAGCAGGCCGAGTATACAAAAGCGATCGCGCCGGTTGTGTACGCTTTTCTTGCCGTTCACGACAAAACTGAAATTAAAGGCAATCATAATGACATTAAAATCGAAGAAGACCGATTGACAATGCAAAATAAAAACGGTAAATATAAAATGATTGCTTCCTACTACGGTAAGGATGCTCAAGGAAAAGCCATTTGGCAGAGCGAATCACTTCCCGCTAATAGCCCAGGTTTAACTCAAGATGATGTCGATCTTTGGAAAGATCCGGTTATTCTTGAGATAATTTCTCAAAAAATTCATGTTAGGCAGTCGAGGGGACGATAATTTTGATAAAATTATCCTTCGAGGCATATACTTGACAAAAATTAATGAGTTTCGCGCTCAAATTTAATGATACAATCAAACAAAACCCTTAAATAAAGGAAAATATCATCTTAGTAAAACTGATATCGGTTAAGTCTCTTAAGCCAATCTCTGTATCGTTAGCTTTTTTTTAATTATGCCCCGTTCTGCTAGACTTCATAAAGAACGCAAAGCCCAAGTGCTTGAGGCTCTCAAACGTAAAGGATTTTTAACTCAGGGTGACTTAGCGGCACATTTAGAGGTTGCTTTATCGACAATTAATAATTTTATTAATAGTAAACCTGTTTATATCACTAAATTTGAAGAAATTTGTCATGCTCTAAATTTGGATAAACAGGCAATGTTAAAACCTTTAAATGAAGAAGTTAATAGCAATTTAGCCAGTCAAGAAGAGATAGAAAAAACGTCTTTATTTTCTTTTATTGCTTATGATGATTATTGGGTAGGGCGAAAAGATTTAATTACATCTTTGACGGAAAAATTACAAGGAGCATTTCGTTTTTTATTTATTCTAGGCTTGACGGGGATTGGAAAAACCGCACTAGCGGAACGTATTATTTTAGAAAGACAAAAGACATCTTCTTTAACAAAAAGCTATGATTTGAAGCGGGTAAATTTTGAGGCTTTAGGGAATGCTACAGATTTTATGACAGTGGCAATTCAATGGCTAGAATCCTGGAATATTCCAGTAGCTTCACAACAGCGAAACCCAGAACAAGTGATCTGGCATTTAACACAATATTTACAACATAATACCGTTCTTTTACTCTTTGATTCTTTTGAAAATTTGTTAGTAGGAAATGAAGAGGAGGGATGGGGAAATTTAGCGGATAATTGGTGGGAAAAGTTTTTTTTAAGTTTATTGTCGGCACAGTCTTGTCAAAGTCGGATTATAATTACATCTCAAGATTTACCTTTATCTTTAGTTGAACAACGCTATAATCAATACTGGTATTGTCATCTTTTAACAGGATTAGATGAAAATGAGCAAGAAAATTTATGGGAAATAACAGGTTTTAATATTGATGATAATTTAGAAGAAAAGGTGTTGTTAATGCGTTTAGGAAAAGCTTATCAAGGACATCCATTAGTTTTACGAGTAATTAGCGGAGAGATTTGGGAATCGTTTGGAGGAAATGTTAAAGCTTATTGGGAAGATGTTAAGAGTAAAATAGAAACAGTAGAAACTGCACTAGCTGAAGCCGAAAATGAAGCACAGAAACAAATGGGAAGTGAAGATAATTGGAAATTACATAAGTTAACGAGAAAAGTCCGTTTAGAAGTGAATAAACAAAGATTAACTTCTGTATTTAAGCGGTTAGAATCTCAGTCAACCGATGCTTATTATTTAATTTGTGCCGCGTCGGTTTATCGTATTCCCGTACAGGTACAGGGATGGTTGATGCAGTTAGCGGTATTAATTAAGCGAATTGAAAATCAGCCTTGTAATGAAGAAAGACAAGAAATGGCATTGGAAGAGTTATGTTATCGATTTTTAGTTGAAGAGTCAGTTAATCCAAATAATCAACGAGTATTAGGATTGCATCATTTAATTCGGAGTGTAGCATTGGAACATTATCAACAGTTAATAACTAAGTTAAAACAGCGATCAAAAACGGCTTAAACTAGAAAGCATAAAGCAGATTGTTAAGTTGATTAAGTTTAAAAATTTGGGCTTTATTACTAAATTTTTTAATTATTTTAAATCAAAAATGAGTATAACCACCTTAAATACAAGTCAAGAATTATTTCAAGAACTAAATATTAATTTAGATGAAGTGCCTCTTGAGTATCTTGCTGATTATACGGCTATTACTTATTTCCTTACCATTGAAGGATCATTACCTAGTCATGTATCTAATTTAGAAAAGGTACGAAGATACTTAGAATCATTTTATCATTTATGTCAGATAAAAGACTGGCAAAGAAGTTTAATTGTATTACAAATCGAACCAGAGGCAAAAATTCAAGAAGAATTACACAATCTTTTAGGTATCTGGGGTTACCACGAGCAACAAAAATTGATTTATCAGAATTTGCTTTATAAAGTTAACCCTCAATGCGATGCTACTTGTTTAACTGGATTAGGAAACGTATACGATACTCAAGGTAATTATTCTTTGGCGATAGAGTACCACACCAAGCAACTAGAATTAGCTCAGGAAATAGGTGATGATTCAGGAGAATGGATAGCTTTAGTTGGTTTAGGAAATGTACAGAAAGCTTTAGGAAATTTTCAAGACTCCTTAACTTATTTTCATCAGGTGTTAGATATTGCTAGACAAATTAAAGATATTCGAGGAGAAGTCATCGCTTTAGGAAGTTTAGGAAATATTTACATGGGTTTAAATAATAATGATGAATCAAAAGAGTATGCCGAAAAATGTTTAACTTTAGCACAACAACATCAATTCTCGCTCTTTGAAGCTAGAGCGGCAATAATTTTAGGAAATATTAGTCGAGATGAAAATAATGTACAAGCGGCTTTAAACTGGTATCATCATGGGTTAGAAATAGCTCAAGAATTAGACGATATAGCTGTGATTATCGATGCAATGCGAGCGCTCGGTGATAGTTACGAAGAGCTTGGTAATTCTCTAGAAGCTTTAGATTGGTTACATAAAAGCTTGGAAATAGCTCAGGAGTTTGGGGATAAGGCAATAGAAGCAGAAAGTTGGCGGGGTTTGGGTAATGCTTATGCAACGTTGGGAAATCTAGAGCAAGCTATTTTTTATTACCAAAAACGCCTTAATTTTTTAGAATTAACTGAAGATAAGGCTAATATTGCTAGTAATCTTCAGGGATTAGCTTTAGCTTATGATAAATTAAATCGATTAGCTGAAGCCATTAAATATGAGGAAAAACGGTTAAAAGTTTTGAAAGAATTAGAAGATTGGCAAAAAGTGGCTGATTGTTATGCTTATCTCGGTTATGCTCATCTAGGCTTAAATAATTATTATGAAGCTTTAGAAAATTTGATGGCTGCTTTAGCTTTGCAAAAAGAACAAGGTAATCAAAGAGTAAAAGCTAATACTTTGTATAATTTGGCGGAATTAATGGCACATTTAGACCAAATTACTCCTGCATTGCAATTATGTCAAGAGGGTTTAACGGTAGCACAAGAATGTGATTTAGAATTGGTAGAAGAGTTCAAAGAACTACAAGAGTTGATAGAAGCTTATTCTCGGCAACT
Coding sequences:
- a CDS encoding tetratricopeptide repeat protein, with protein sequence MSITTLNTSQELFQELNINLDEVPLEYLADYTAITYFLTIEGSLPSHVSNLEKVRRYLESFYHLCQIKDWQRSLIVLQIEPEAKIQEELHNLLGIWGYHEQQKLIYQNLLYKVNPQCDATCLTGLGNVYDTQGNYSLAIEYHTKQLELAQEIGDDSGEWIALVGLGNVQKALGNFQDSLTYFHQVLDIARQIKDIRGEVIALGSLGNIYMGLNNNDESKEYAEKCLTLAQQHQFSLFEARAAIILGNISRDENNVQAALNWYHHGLEIAQELDDIAVIIDAMRALGDSYEELGNSLEALDWLHKSLEIAQEFGDKAIEAESWRGLGNAYATLGNLEQAIFYYQKRLNFLELTEDKANIASNLQGLALAYDKLNRLAEAIKYEEKRLKVLKELEDWQKVADCYAYLGYAHLGLNNYYEALENLMAALALQKEQGNQRVKANTLYNLAELMAHLDQITPALQLCQEGLTVAQECDLELVEEFKELQELIEAYSRQLIEEKDDEV
- a CDS encoding CHASE2 domain-containing protein, whose amino-acid sequence is MRNLKPFKLTKANLSILIGLGLSLVIIGLRMLGIFQGWELHLIDFYFNLKPIEKVDERIILVGVTEKDIDKLQANRLSDLYLTKLIKKIESGKPVAIGLDIYRDHPVAPSYQELFELSKQGIDIFKTYPIPPGHEDFINLFKENANLFSIGKFLGIKDDPDFDKIKPPPIPQTQQTGSEASIDSDGFQRLAYLWPVTNPPYVKSLAWALAEFYLKQKGILIKLDEQGENLRIQDKTFYVFNNYSGPYTKADDAGYQILVNWRKAKFKVVSITDVIEGKVAEQNFRDRLVFVGAYAPSLKDQFLTPLSRTSESGSPRRLHGIEIQAQVSSQILSTVFDNNPSITVWTEPWISAWICLWGLAGVICVLRFGAEKLIQISSYLLGATILLFIVGFATFLQGHWISVVPAVLAILLSGASTLALDSYWQIIALNQRLENQLDKQRAYRILAILGNDLAQNLVTPFCYLQNSFSSLKNLEENISKIFFRLPDPELKQKAISQSAKLLFITQQQKEQLDKIRFNLGMSIPHLEGLLQNDFLELGQYSLSIAELLERLINNSASVFYECYQLDLKSILKIQVSLTGFKIYDPMNFLVSIYVILDEIFKAGRVIQNRKNFSITILDKAEKENYIIFIITDCIYDYKSLALLLAVEDRLNQYQGLISQMLSQNVYCWKIQLPLSDGLMF
- a CDS encoding NB-ARC domain-containing protein: MPRSARLHKERKAQVLEALKRKGFLTQGDLAAHLEVALSTINNFINSKPVYITKFEEICHALNLDKQAMLKPLNEEVNSNLASQEEIEKTSLFSFIAYDDYWVGRKDLITSLTEKLQGAFRFLFILGLTGIGKTALAERIILERQKTSSLTKSYDLKRVNFEALGNATDFMTVAIQWLESWNIPVASQQRNPEQVIWHLTQYLQHNTVLLLFDSFENLLVGNEEEGWGNLADNWWEKFFLSLLSAQSCQSRIIITSQDLPLSLVEQRYNQYWYCHLLTGLDENEQENLWEITGFNIDDNLEEKVLLMRLGKAYQGHPLVLRVISGEIWESFGGNVKAYWEDVKSKIETVETALAEAENEAQKQMGSEDNWKLHKLTRKVRLEVNKQRLTSVFKRLESQSTDAYYLICAASVYRIPVQVQGWLMQLAVLIKRIENQPCNEERQEMALEELCYRFLVEESVNPNNQRVLGLHHLIRSVALEHYQQLITKLKQRSKTA
- a CDS encoding helix-turn-helix domain-containing protein translates to MTKDLRFICNLKQILEEKNLNQSELHRKSGVSMTTIRNLTSGAILERIDRGSTAKLLEALDCSFDQLYKIEWLEIED